One genomic region from Myxocyprinus asiaticus isolate MX2 ecotype Aquarium Trade chromosome 27, UBuf_Myxa_2, whole genome shotgun sequence encodes:
- the LOC127417855 gene encoding protocadherin alpha-8-like: MGDARQRRKSESWWIVLCLLFLLSVGRQVSAQIRYSVPEEVKEGSVVGNIAKDLGLDVSTLVNRRFRIVSGSKDAPFQVNQNNGILYIQNRIDREELCADNDVCQVNLKIAIENPLEIHYVGIEVTDINDHAPVFPEKEHILKIAENTLTGADFQLLAARDPDSGGNSVRTYKLSHNEHFELEIRDGGEDNKIPILKLQRPLDRERHSKHQLVLTALDGGNPPRSGVMNITITVIDINDNRPVFSKDVYSVTITENLPIGNVILQVNATDADLGLNGDILYSFVSNLKRKVYDTFEIDRKTGEIRVIGVVDYEETEVYRADVTASDSAEPPMATNCRVIIKVTDINDNTPEIEVTSLSNLVPEDSKPGTVISLISVTDKDSGVNGKIVCRLPEGAPFELKPSFQENMYSLVTQGTLDRELVTHYDITITATDLGQPPLSSVKTLSVDVSDVNDNSPEFPQNPLELFLFENNPPGASIFAVSALDKDINGNAVISYHIIRGDGTKGDMASFLNVHSETGAIYALKSFDFETMKTGQFHLLATDSGSPSLSSNVTVNVFILDQNDNVPVILYPVSANGSAEGVEEIPRNVNAGHLVTKVRAYDADIGYNGWLLFSLQEVSEHSLFGLDRYTGQIRTLRSFTETDEAQQKLVILVKDNGNVSLSATATVIVKVVEPKEAFAASDVKNAVKDEEENNVTFYLIITLGSVSVLFLISIIVLIVMQCSKSTDCSSKYLQDANYDGTLCHSIQYRSGDKRYMLVGPRMSIGSTIVPGSNGNTLVIPDRRSRRDSGETPKGALAGTTRCVVPHMLCSI, translated from the exons ATGGGAGATGCACGACAAAGGCGCAAATCGGAGTCCTGGTGGATTGTTCTCTGTTTGCTATTTCTACTGAGCGTCGGGCGGCAGGTTTCAGCTCAGATAAGATACTCTGTTCCAGAGGAGGTGAAAGAGGGATCTGTTGTTGGAAATATCGCTAAGGATTTGGGTCTTGACGTGAGTACTTTGGTGAACAGACGGTTCCGTATCGTTTCTGGATCGAAGGATGCTCCTTTTCAGGTAAATCAGAACAATGGAATTCTATACATTCAAAATAGAATCGACAGAGAAGAGCTGTGTGCCGACAATGACGTTTGTCAAGTGAATCTCAAAATTGCTATTGAAAATCCTCTCGAAATTCATTATGTGGGTATTGAGGTTACGGACATCAATGATCATGCACCGGTTTTTCCCGAGAAAGAACACATTTTGAAGATCGCCGAAAATACTTTAACCGGGGCTGATTTCCAGTTGCTCGCAGCCCGCGACCCAGATTCCGGAGGAAACTCTGTTCGTACATATAAACTGAGTCATAACGAACATTTTGAATTAGAGATTAGAGATGGCGGAGAGGACAATAAAATCCCCATTCTTAAACTGCAAAGACCCCTTGATAGGGAGCGACATAGTAAGCACCAGTTAGTATTAACTGCTCTCGACGGTGGGAATCCACCGAGATCAGGCGTCATGAACATAACAATAACAGTAATTGATATAAATGATAACAGACCAGTGTTCAGTAAAGATGTTTACTCAGTTACAATTACTGAAAATCTCCCCATAGGGAACGTGATATTACAAGTCAACGCCACAGATGCAGATCTGGGGTTGAATGGTGACATACTGTATTCATTTGTCAGCAACTTAAAGAGAAAGGTGTATGACACATTTGAAATAGACAGAAAAACTGGTGAAATTCGTGTTATAGGTGTTGTTGACTATGAAGAAACAGAAGTATACAGAGCTGACGTCACAGCCTCAGACAGCGCAGAACCACCCATGGCCACAAATTGTAGAGTTATAATAAAAGTTACTGACATAAACGACAATACACCAGAAATCGAGGTCACATCACTCTCAAATCTAGTCCCTGAGGATTCTAAACCGGGAACTGTAATTTCATTGATTAGTGTTACGGATAAAGATTCTGGTGTTAACGGAAAAATAGTGTGCAGGCTGCCTGAAGGCGCTCCATTTGAGTTAAAACCCTCGTTTCAGGAAAATATGTATTCGCTTGTGACGCAAGGGACTTTAGATAGAGAGTTAGTTACGCATTATGATATCACAATAACGGCCACTGACCTAGGACAGCCTCCTCTGTCCTCAGTGAAGACTTTAAGCGTAGATGTGTCAGATGTGAACGACAACAGTCCAGAGTTTCCTCAAAATCCTCTCGAGCTTTTCTTATTTGAAAATAATCCACCCGGAGCATCTATTTTTGCTGTTAGCGCACTAGACAAAGATATAAATGGAAATGCTGTAATTTCTTATCACATAATTAGAGGTGATGGAACAAAAGGCGACATGGCGTCATTTCTGAACGTTCATTCAGAAACGGGAGCTATCTATGCCCTTAAAAGTTTTGATTTTGAAACCATGAAAACTGGCCAGTTCCACTTGCTCGCTACAGACTCTGGAAGTCCATCTCTGAGCAGTAACGTGACAGTGAACGTGTTTATTCTGGATCAGAACGACAATGTTCCAGTGATCTTATATCCAGTCAGTGCTAACGGTTCTGCTGAGGGTGTGGAGGAGATTCCCCGCAATGTGAACGCAGGTCATTTGGTGACTAAAGTCAGAGCCTATGACGCAGATATCGGATACAACGGCTGGTTATTATTTTCACTGCAGGAAGTTAGTGAGCACAGTCTGTTTGGTTTGGACCGCTATACAGGACAGATAAGGACCCTTCGCTCATTCACAGAAACAGACGAGGCCCAGCAGAAACTGGTCATACTGGTCAAAGACAATGGGAACGTGTCACTCTCAGCAACAGCGACTGTGATTGTCAAAGTCGTGGAGCCCAAAGAGGCTTTTGCAGCTTCTGATGTGAAAAACGCAGTAAAAGACGAGGAGGAAAACAACGTGACGTTTTATTTGATCATCACTTTGGGCTCGGTTTCAGTGCTTTTTCTCATCAGTATCATCGTGTTGATTGTAATGCAGTGCTCCAAATCTACAGACTGTTCATCCAAGTATTTACAAGATGCAAATTACGACGGGACTCTGTGTCACAGCATCCAGTACAGATCTGGAGACAAACGATACATGTTAGTTGGACCCAGAATGAGTATCGGTTCTACTATAGTCCCGGGCAGTAATGGGAATACTCTAGTGATACCAGATCGCAGGAGCAGGAGAGATTCTGGAGAG ACACCTAAGGGCGCTCTCGCCGGCACCACGCGTTGTGTAGTAccgcacatgttgtgtagcatttAA